A DNA window from Corynebacterium ciconiae DSM 44920 contains the following coding sequences:
- the mfd gene encoding transcription-repair coupling factor: MLSGLARTAAEDKKFAGLLTHVGDPRLHLSLHDQARSWAIAALSQRTQLLVVTANGREAEDLTAELKAMVGEKVAFLPSWETLPHERLSPGMDIVGRRAQTLDRLQDYRVVVTPARSYCQPVLDAPQQSIHLRVDEECDFEQLRTRLVFFGYAHVDMVSRRGEFATRGGIIDIFPTTADQAVRIEFWGDEVSELREFAVADQRAIANRTLSELSIYPARTLLIDDDVADRARELARVYAHHPALSELLDKISTRTYAEGMEALLPVLSPHALVPLPQLLGSGWHVLELAPQKIITRISDLIATDEEFLAAGWEVAAMGGAAPVATADLDLSSGSYVGIDALHDAMLAQSQPHWTAAEPGIMEASEDLTLPLEFSLPPQPRGDLAEIQAMMTQLLAHTVAGGKAAFIAPAKGAINRMQERFKEQGIRTKVATPGWRPSDGEVTLYQAFAHNGLIFDDPDLVVITETDLTGNRVGDIAGAKRRPAKKRNRVDPLALKKGDYVVHDTHGIGRFIEMTERTITTGDGTSRREYVVLEYASSKRGAPADKLYVPMDSIDLLSKYVGGETPTLSKMGGSDWKNTKRKARAAVREIAGELIELYAKRQAAPGYGFAPDSPWQKEMEDNFPFVETEDQMLAIEAVKEDMEKPVPMDRVVVGDVGYGKTEVAVRAAFKAVQDGKQVALLVPTTLLAQQHLSTFEERMAGFPVTIRGLSRFTSTAEAKEIITGLASGEVDVVIGTHRLLQTGVTWKNLGLVIVDEEQRFGVEHKEHIKGLRTHVDVLTMSATPIPRTLEMSMAGIREMSTILTPPEDRHPVLTYVGAAEDKQIAAAIRREILRDGQVFFVHNKVKDIDKRARELRELVPEARIVVAHGQMSEQLLEQTVQGFWNRDYDVLVCTTIVETGLDIANANTLIVENAHHMGLSQLHQLRGRVGRSRERGYAYFLYPKGSTLTETSYDRLSTIAQNNDLGAGMAVAMKDLEMRGAGNVLGAEQSGHIAGVGFDLYMRLVGEAVETFRALASGQPLDATEKESTEIRIDLPVDAHIPDSYINSERLRLDMYRTIAAANTEEELGRAVEDMADRFGALPVEVQRLLTMARLRRVAARASVADIVVQGNRIKIHPVELKDSQQVRLKRLFSGATYRAAAKAVMVPLPKAGRNITDPQLRDVELVQWVADFVSTLFQLDRVNVTTGVESALDTVAPVVSSGSVGGGGTGAGAGSSTRAREGRGRRAQRSAAEIDEAMDLEDKREARRRKYRLR, from the coding sequence ATGCTCAGCGGGCTGGCTCGTACCGCCGCTGAGGACAAGAAGTTCGCTGGTTTGCTCACCCACGTGGGCGATCCACGCCTGCACCTATCGCTGCACGATCAAGCCCGCAGCTGGGCCATCGCCGCGCTCTCGCAGCGCACACAGCTATTGGTGGTTACTGCCAATGGCCGCGAGGCCGAGGATCTCACTGCGGAGCTTAAGGCGATGGTGGGGGAGAAGGTTGCCTTTTTGCCCTCTTGGGAGACCCTGCCACACGAGCGGCTCAGCCCTGGAATGGACATTGTGGGGCGGCGGGCGCAGACCCTCGATCGCCTGCAGGACTATCGGGTGGTAGTCACACCCGCGCGGAGCTATTGCCAGCCAGTGCTCGATGCCCCGCAGCAGTCGATCCATCTGCGGGTGGATGAGGAGTGCGATTTTGAGCAGTTGCGCACACGCTTGGTGTTTTTCGGCTATGCGCATGTAGATATGGTCTCCCGGCGCGGCGAGTTCGCCACCCGCGGCGGCATTATCGATATTTTTCCCACCACCGCGGACCAAGCGGTGCGTATTGAGTTCTGGGGCGATGAGGTGAGCGAGCTGCGCGAGTTCGCGGTGGCCGATCAGCGTGCCATCGCGAATCGCACCCTCAGTGAGCTGTCGATCTATCCGGCTCGCACGCTGCTGATTGATGATGATGTAGCTGACCGTGCCCGCGAGCTGGCCCGGGTATATGCACATCACCCCGCCTTGAGTGAGCTGTTGGATAAGATCTCTACCCGCACCTATGCCGAGGGGATGGAGGCACTGCTGCCGGTGCTCAGCCCGCATGCACTGGTGCCCTTGCCGCAGCTGCTGGGTAGCGGTTGGCACGTGCTGGAGCTGGCGCCGCAAAAAATCATCACCCGCATCAGCGATCTCATCGCCACCGATGAGGAGTTTCTCGCCGCGGGGTGGGAAGTAGCCGCGATGGGCGGGGCGGCACCAGTGGCCACCGCTGATCTGGACCTATCGAGTGGCTCCTATGTGGGCATCGATGCGCTTCACGACGCCATGCTCGCCCAGTCCCAGCCGCACTGGACTGCCGCTGAGCCAGGCATCATGGAAGCCAGCGAGGACCTCACCTTGCCGCTGGAGTTTTCTTTGCCTCCGCAGCCGCGAGGCGATCTGGCGGAGATCCAAGCGATGATGACCCAGCTACTGGCCCATACAGTGGCGGGCGGCAAGGCGGCGTTCATCGCCCCGGCAAAGGGGGCGATCAACCGCATGCAGGAGCGCTTCAAGGAACAGGGTATCCGCACCAAGGTGGCCACCCCGGGCTGGCGGCCCAGCGACGGCGAGGTGACCCTCTACCAGGCTTTCGCCCACAATGGTTTGATCTTTGACGATCCCGATTTGGTGGTGATCACCGAAACCGACCTCACCGGTAACCGGGTGGGAGATATTGCCGGGGCGAAGCGTCGTCCAGCGAAAAAGCGCAATAGGGTAGACCCGTTGGCCCTGAAAAAGGGCGACTATGTGGTGCACGACACCCACGGTATCGGCCGATTCATTGAGATGACTGAGCGCACCATCACTACAGGTGATGGCACCTCGCGGCGCGAATACGTAGTGCTGGAATACGCCTCCTCAAAGCGCGGCGCGCCGGCCGACAAACTGTATGTGCCCATGGATTCGATCGATCTTCTGAGCAAATATGTGGGTGGCGAAACCCCAACGCTGTCGAAGATGGGCGGCTCGGACTGGAAGAACACCAAGCGCAAAGCGCGCGCCGCGGTGCGTGAAATTGCCGGTGAACTCATCGAGCTCTACGCCAAGCGCCAGGCAGCGCCCGGCTACGGCTTTGCCCCGGATTCGCCGTGGCAAAAAGAGATGGAGGATAACTTCCCCTTCGTCGAAACCGAAGACCAGATGCTCGCCATCGAGGCCGTGAAAGAGGACATGGAAAAGCCCGTGCCGATGGACCGAGTGGTCGTCGGTGATGTGGGCTACGGCAAAACCGAGGTGGCGGTGCGCGCCGCGTTCAAAGCCGTGCAAGACGGCAAGCAGGTGGCGCTACTCGTGCCCACCACCTTGCTGGCGCAGCAGCACCTATCCACGTTCGAAGAACGGATGGCCGGTTTCCCCGTGACGATCCGTGGCCTCTCACGTTTTACCTCCACCGCGGAGGCTAAGGAGATCATCACCGGCCTGGCCAGCGGCGAGGTGGATGTAGTGATTGGCACCCACCGCCTGCTGCAGACGGGTGTGACGTGGAAGAACCTCGGCCTTGTGATCGTGGACGAGGAGCAGCGCTTCGGCGTGGAGCACAAGGAACACATCAAGGGCCTGCGCACCCACGTGGACGTGCTCACCATGTCTGCCACCCCGATCCCGCGCACCCTGGAGATGTCCATGGCGGGCATTCGCGAGATGTCCACCATTCTCACCCCGCCGGAAGATCGCCACCCCGTGCTCACCTACGTGGGGGCTGCGGAGGATAAACAGATCGCTGCCGCTATTCGCCGCGAAATCCTGCGCGACGGCCAAGTGTTTTTCGTGCACAACAAGGTCAAGGACATCGATAAACGTGCCCGCGAGCTGCGCGAACTTGTGCCCGAGGCGCGCATCGTGGTGGCCCACGGCCAGATGAGCGAGCAACTGCTGGAACAAACCGTGCAGGGCTTCTGGAATCGGGACTATGACGTGCTGGTGTGCACCACCATCGTGGAAACAGGCCTCGATATCGCTAATGCCAACACCCTGATTGTGGAAAACGCCCACCACATGGGCCTATCGCAGCTCCACCAGCTGCGCGGCCGGGTGGGGCGCTCCCGCGAGCGCGGTTACGCCTATTTCCTCTACCCCAAGGGATCCACGCTCACCGAAACCTCCTACGACCGGCTGTCCACGATCGCCCAAAACAATGATCTCGGGGCCGGCATGGCCGTGGCCATGAAGGACCTCGAGATGCGCGGCGCCGGCAACGTACTTGGCGCCGAACAATCCGGGCACATCGCTGGGGTGGGTTTTGACCTCTACATGCGCCTAGTCGGAGAGGCTGTGGAGACGTTCCGCGCCCTCGCCTCCGGTCAGCCGCTGGATGCCACCGAGAAGGAATCCACCGAGATCCGCATCGATCTGCCGGTGGACGCCCACATTCCGGATAGCTATATCAACTCCGAACGCCTGCGGCTGGATATGTATCGCACCATCGCCGCCGCTAATACCGAAGAAGAACTCGGCCGCGCCGTGGAAGATATGGCCGACCGCTTCGGTGCACTGCCGGTGGAAGTGCAGCGGCTGCTCACCATGGCCCGGCTGCGGCGGGTGGCGGCACGAGCCTCTGTGGCGGACATCGTGGTGCAGGGCAATCGCATCAAGATCCACCCGGTGGAGCTCAAAGACTCTCAACAGGTTCGGCTCAAGCGCCTGTTCAGTGGCGCAACCTACCGCGCCGCCGCTAAAGCGGTGATGGTTCCGCTGCCCAAGGCGGGGCGCAACATCACCGATCCGCAGCTGCGCGATGTCGAGCTGGTGCAATGGGTGGCAGACTTTGTCTCCACCTTGTTCCAGCTCGACCGAGTCAATGTGACCACCGGGGTGGAATCCGCTCTCGACACCGTGGCCCCCGTGGTCAGCAGCGGTAGCGTTGGTGGCGGTGGCACCGGTGCTGGGGCAGGAAGCAGTACCCGCGCGCGTGAAGGCCGCGGTAGGCGGGCGCAGCGCAGCGCCGCCGAGATCGATGAAGCCATGGACCTCGAGGACAAGCGCGAGGCGAGGCGGCGGAAATACCGGCTGCGTTAG
- a CDS encoding TetR/AcrR family transcriptional regulator translates to MVKRRMTGKQRREQLIEVGRTVFAERGLKGTSVEEIASRAGVSKPVVYEHFGGKEGLYAEVVDRDTQLMRSVIENALNCSGYRRRVESAVMAFLSFVEDHTDEFTILTRDVDPEQQNTYSTLLNDTVGNVSYILAGAFEKSGLNPDVAVLYGQALVGMASSTAQWWLDVREPSKEVVAAHIVNLCWNGLAGMVADPSLRDPELKTVGENAKYYQPTEAPEALQREHNRQLQQGNDSTVAAPTDSASPETP, encoded by the coding sequence ATGGTGAAGCGGAGGATGACCGGCAAGCAGCGCCGCGAGCAACTGATTGAAGTGGGGCGCACAGTCTTTGCTGAGCGCGGGCTCAAGGGCACGAGTGTGGAAGAGATCGCCTCCCGCGCCGGGGTGTCTAAGCCGGTAGTCTATGAGCACTTTGGGGGCAAAGAGGGGCTCTATGCCGAGGTTGTGGACCGCGATACGCAGCTGATGCGCTCAGTCATTGAAAATGCGCTGAACTGCTCTGGCTATCGCCGCCGCGTGGAATCCGCCGTTATGGCCTTCCTTTCTTTTGTAGAAGACCACACCGATGAGTTCACCATCCTCACCCGCGATGTGGATCCCGAGCAGCAAAACACCTACTCCACGCTGCTCAATGACACCGTAGGAAATGTGTCCTATATCTTGGCCGGCGCTTTCGAGAAATCCGGGCTCAACCCCGATGTGGCAGTGCTTTATGGCCAGGCGCTGGTGGGTATGGCCTCCTCCACGGCGCAGTGGTGGCTGGATGTGCGCGAGCCCAGCAAGGAAGTGGTGGCCGCACACATTGTTAATCTGTGCTGGAATGGCCTAGCCGGCATGGTGGCAGATCCCAGCCTGCGGGATCCAGAACTTAAGACCGTAGGCGAGAATGCCAAGTATTATCAGCCCACCGAAGCCCCCGAAGCTCTCCAGCGCGAGCACAACCGTCAACTCCAGCAGGGCAACGACTCCACAGTTGCCGCTCCTACAGATTCTGCATCCCCCGAGACCCCCTAG
- a CDS encoding GDSL-type esterase/lipase family protein produces MKSASRTRTKVLSLVTAAAAAMGITAALPTTAEAAPGNVVVVGDSMPANPSIEDYVGSKLPEQARGLTPNAKVNHVGCGSDGLFTGTYARVSGKAVDDFTCPGASFMTGGMRVDFALDTAAQRGKLNGATSEVVIFAGANDTYSRMRNQSLPDIERELYGAIRGSIAKAKHYAPNARVKVVGMPHVANANGGVCLINVIPNIPLGIPAGVVNDVEFHLQWAQVHASHDGGATFVDTKPISDGHEMCSNDRWITGIIDTTARSPHNLMFHMTDAGLTSVATHTARS; encoded by the coding sequence ATGAAGTCTGCATCCCGGACCCGTACGAAGGTGCTGTCTCTAGTGACCGCCGCAGCCGCCGCTATGGGAATCACCGCGGCGCTTCCCACCACCGCAGAGGCCGCGCCCGGCAATGTTGTGGTGGTCGGCGATTCTATGCCTGCCAACCCCAGCATTGAGGACTACGTGGGCAGCAAGCTGCCCGAGCAGGCTCGCGGTCTCACTCCGAACGCCAAGGTCAACCATGTGGGCTGCGGCTCTGACGGGCTGTTCACCGGCACTTACGCCCGCGTCTCCGGCAAGGCTGTAGATGATTTCACCTGCCCCGGCGCGAGCTTCATGACCGGTGGCATGCGGGTGGACTTCGCCCTCGACACCGCGGCACAGCGCGGCAAGCTCAACGGCGCTACCTCTGAGGTTGTTATCTTCGCCGGCGCCAATGACACCTACTCGCGGATGCGTAACCAGTCCTTGCCCGACATTGAGCGCGAGCTCTATGGCGCCATCCGTGGCTCTATCGCCAAGGCTAAGCACTACGCCCCGAATGCCCGCGTGAAGGTTGTGGGTATGCCCCACGTGGCCAATGCCAATGGCGGCGTGTGCCTGATTAACGTGATCCCGAATATTCCGCTAGGCATTCCTGCCGGAGTGGTTAACGATGTCGAGTTCCACCTGCAGTGGGCTCAGGTACATGCCTCCCATGATGGTGGCGCCACCTTTGTTGACACCAAGCCGATCTCCGATGGGCACGAGATGTGCTCCAATGACCGCTGGATCACCGGCATCATTGACACCACCGCCCGCAGCCCGCACAATCTCATGTTCCACATGACTGATGCCGGCCTGACCTCCGTGGCCACCCACACCGCCCGCTCCTAA
- a CDS encoding nucleoside hydrolase: MSAHTPRKIILDCDPGHDDAVAIILAGGNPAIELLGITTIGGNQTLEKVTHNARAVATVARLDTVVYPGCDRPLVRPLTVAADVHGETGLDGASLPEPRVPLGQKHGVDFIIDTIMASDAGEITLVPTGPLTNIALAVRKEPRIVEKVREVVLMGGGYHTGNRTAWAEFNVYVDPEAAHIVFNAGWPVTMVGLDLTHQALATREVERSIAELGTDCSQLVVDLCGFFREAYRENQGFDDPPVHDPCTIAYLIDPECVATRRAPIDVELRGSLTTGMTVVDFRSPAGPECSTQVATTLDHGRFWQLVTEAIAAVEDKPEL; the protein is encoded by the coding sequence ATGAGCGCACACACTCCTCGAAAAATCATTCTGGACTGCGATCCCGGCCACGACGATGCGGTGGCCATCATCCTCGCCGGCGGCAATCCCGCCATTGAGCTGCTGGGCATCACCACCATCGGCGGAAACCAAACCCTCGAGAAGGTAACCCATAACGCCCGCGCGGTGGCCACCGTAGCTCGGCTCGACACGGTGGTCTACCCCGGCTGTGACCGCCCACTGGTCCGGCCGCTGACTGTGGCTGCCGATGTGCACGGCGAGACCGGGCTCGATGGGGCCAGCCTGCCCGAGCCGCGCGTGCCACTGGGGCAGAAGCACGGCGTAGACTTCATCATCGACACCATCATGGCCAGCGACGCCGGTGAGATCACCCTGGTGCCCACCGGCCCGCTAACCAATATCGCCCTCGCGGTGCGCAAGGAGCCGCGCATCGTGGAGAAGGTCCGAGAAGTCGTGCTCATGGGAGGCGGCTACCACACCGGCAACCGCACCGCCTGGGCAGAATTCAACGTGTATGTGGACCCAGAAGCCGCCCACATCGTGTTCAACGCCGGCTGGCCGGTGACCATGGTGGGCCTCGACCTCACCCACCAAGCACTTGCTACCCGTGAAGTGGAGCGCAGCATCGCTGAGCTCGGCACCGACTGCTCCCAGCTCGTGGTGGACCTGTGCGGATTCTTCCGCGAGGCCTACCGCGAGAACCAAGGTTTCGATGACCCGCCGGTGCACGATCCCTGCACCATCGCCTACCTGATCGATCCCGAATGTGTGGCCACCCGCCGAGCCCCCATCGACGTGGAACTGCGGGGAAGTCTCACCACCGGCATGACCGTGGTGGACTTCCGTAGCCCCGCTGGGCCCGAGTGCTCCACCCAGGTGGCCACCACCCTCGACCACGGGCGGTTCTGGCAGCTGGTTACCGAGGCAATCGCCGCTGTCGAGGACAAGCCTGAGCTCTAG
- a CDS encoding MetQ/NlpA family ABC transporter substrate-binding protein produces the protein MFKRLAAAVVCVLALSACSSEHKENTLTLVASPEPHARILNYIADEGLAEGVELDVKVIQGGIDPNHVTANGDADANFFQHDPYLQEWSEENDDHSLRSVAAVHLEPLTVFSTSVDSLEQLPAGATVTIPNDPVNRARALSLLAENNLIEIDERSAETAVEDITANPRDLTITLVDARLLPQTLEDKDVAVSVINGNFALEAGLNYEEDSLAGEDPDNNPYVNILVAWQDVADSPQVKALATALQSPEVAEFIRNNYHGAVLPAQH, from the coding sequence ATGTTCAAACGACTAGCCGCCGCCGTAGTGTGTGTCCTAGCCCTGAGTGCTTGTAGCTCCGAACACAAGGAGAACACGCTCACCCTCGTCGCCTCGCCCGAGCCGCACGCCCGCATCCTGAACTACATTGCCGATGAAGGCCTTGCCGAGGGCGTCGAGCTGGATGTGAAGGTGATCCAGGGAGGCATTGATCCCAACCACGTGACCGCCAATGGTGATGCGGACGCCAACTTCTTCCAGCACGATCCCTATCTGCAGGAGTGGAGCGAGGAAAACGATGATCACAGTCTGCGTTCCGTCGCAGCTGTGCACCTTGAGCCGCTCACGGTGTTTTCCACCAGCGTCGATTCCCTCGAGCAGCTGCCCGCCGGCGCCACAGTGACCATCCCGAACGATCCCGTCAACCGTGCGCGCGCACTATCGCTACTGGCGGAGAACAACCTCATCGAGATCGACGAGCGCAGCGCCGAGACCGCGGTAGAAGACATCACCGCCAACCCCCGCGATCTCACAATCACGCTTGTCGACGCTCGCCTTTTGCCCCAGACCCTCGAAGACAAAGATGTGGCCGTCTCGGTGATTAACGGCAACTTCGCGCTCGAGGCCGGACTGAACTATGAGGAGGACAGCCTGGCCGGCGAGGATCCAGATAACAACCCCTATGTCAATATTCTCGTGGCTTGGCAGGATGTGGCCGACTCGCCGCAGGTGAAAGCCCTCGCCACGGCACTACAGTCGCCTGAGGTAGCGGAATTTATCCGCAACAATTACCACGGGGCTGTGCTTCCCGCCCAGCACTAG
- a CDS encoding 2OG-Fe(II) oxygenase family protein — MALGHGEDTFAEAFAAPHSLLKIVHYPAHDLSATRQGVGAHHDAGFITLLTVEEDSRGLQVLVDGSWVNVPAVEDYLIVNIGELMSVATGGYLKATPHRVLPSLPGTERFSLPFFYSPALDAEIPRITLPPELKTGTEEIGVDLDGEEIYCTNGLNALKSRLRAHPDVTQKYHQHIADNFAVIVDKHKKAA, encoded by the coding sequence GTGGCGCTCGGCCATGGCGAGGACACTTTCGCCGAGGCGTTCGCGGCCCCGCATTCACTGCTGAAGATCGTGCACTATCCCGCCCATGATCTCTCCGCCACTCGCCAGGGGGTGGGTGCCCACCACGACGCTGGTTTCATCACCCTGCTCACCGTGGAGGAGGATTCGCGTGGCTTGCAGGTGCTGGTAGACGGCAGCTGGGTGAATGTGCCAGCAGTGGAGGACTATCTCATCGTCAACATCGGCGAGCTGATGAGCGTGGCCACCGGTGGTTATTTAAAGGCCACCCCGCACCGAGTGCTGCCCTCTTTGCCAGGAACCGAGCGGTTTTCGCTTCCTTTCTTCTACAGCCCAGCGCTCGACGCCGAAATCCCCCGCATCACCCTGCCGCCAGAGCTTAAGACCGGCACCGAGGAGATAGGGGTGGATCTTGACGGCGAGGAGATCTACTGCACCAACGGGTTGAATGCCTTGAAGTCGCGCCTGCGTGCTCACCCTGATGTGACGCAGAAATACCACCAGCACATCGCAGACAACTTCGCGGTGATCGTCGATAAGCACAAGAAAGCAGCCTGA
- a CDS encoding 2-oxoglutarate and iron-dependent oxygenase domain-containing protein — MASLNIPVIDFSRLRSPSAPGYADELDALRQAAHEVGFFYLARHGIDPAERDALLAEARAFFSQSAATKRRIAQVHSPHYRGYTATGAERTQGLRDWREQLDIGPELPAELEKVPAEPWKILQGPNQWPQDQPELKTRALAWFA; from the coding sequence ATGGCTTCTCTGAATATTCCCGTCATCGATTTCTCCCGCCTGCGCAGCCCTTCGGCGCCTGGTTATGCGGATGAGCTAGATGCGCTGCGACAGGCCGCCCACGAGGTGGGTTTTTTCTATTTGGCCCGCCACGGCATCGACCCCGCCGAACGCGACGCGCTCTTAGCTGAGGCCCGCGCCTTTTTCTCCCAATCCGCAGCCACAAAACGCCGCATCGCTCAGGTGCATTCCCCGCACTATCGCGGCTACACCGCCACCGGCGCGGAGCGCACCCAAGGTTTGCGCGACTGGCGCGAGCAACTAGACATCGGTCCAGAGCTGCCCGCTGAATTAGAGAAGGTGCCCGCCGAGCCGTGGAAGATCCTGCAGGGGCCCAATCAGTGGCCGCAGGATCAGCCCGAACTCAAAACCCGCGCCCTCGCCTGGTTTGCCTAG